The following are encoded in a window of Sphaerisporangium siamense genomic DNA:
- a CDS encoding penicillin-binding transpeptidase domain-containing protein, protein MRRGRIIAITSVAAVVVAGAAAGGAYYVLRTKGSAQETARHFAAAWERGDLAAMKADLAAPASGFDALYAEVAKNLGVSRTGVRLGRVAPAGDDRATAAYTATLALKDTGRWTYTGALDLVVKDRQWKVAWTPAAVHPALTAATHLDLKTTWPERAPIADSSGARIDGPSAGGSVQQLVGYLDKATAKDVAKLGAPYRPGDAIGRAGLQQTFQEQLAGTPATQVVVTDGAKKASRTLTTIEGSPGRPVRTSLDPRAQRAAVAAVRDLPKPASLVAIRPSSGEILAVVNNRGGFNRALDGRYPPGSTFKTVTAAGLIAAGVTPGQKVTCPKKVNVGGLEIRNSDHEAFGSLSFLDSYAHSCNTTFAPLAARHLGEGGLERIAGRLGFNQPLDIGVPATRGSMPAPTGLADLAAESFGQGRITASPLVMATVAAAVADGSWRPPTLVPALPQKAAPQPLPPGVAGHLRTMMAAVVTKGTAKRAGLPAGTVGKTGTAEFGTGPKLDSHAWFIGFRGEVAFAVVVEAGGMGGEVAAPVAARFLRGLGR, encoded by the coding sequence GTGCGGCGCGGCCGTATCATCGCGATCACGTCCGTCGCGGCCGTCGTGGTCGCGGGCGCCGCCGCCGGAGGCGCCTACTACGTCCTGCGCACCAAGGGAAGCGCGCAGGAGACCGCGCGCCACTTCGCCGCCGCCTGGGAGCGCGGCGACCTGGCCGCCATGAAGGCCGACCTGGCCGCGCCGGCGAGCGGCTTCGACGCCCTGTACGCCGAGGTGGCGAAGAATCTCGGGGTGTCGCGCACCGGCGTGCGCCTCGGCCGGGTCGCCCCGGCCGGGGACGACCGCGCGACCGCCGCCTACACCGCCACCCTGGCGTTGAAGGACACCGGCCGGTGGACCTACACCGGCGCGCTGGACCTGGTGGTGAAGGACCGCCAGTGGAAGGTCGCCTGGACGCCGGCCGCGGTGCACCCCGCGCTCACCGCCGCCACCCACCTGGACCTGAAGACCACCTGGCCCGAGCGCGCGCCGATCGCGGACTCCTCCGGCGCCCGCATCGACGGGCCCTCCGCGGGCGGCTCGGTGCAGCAGCTCGTCGGCTACCTGGACAAGGCCACCGCCAAGGACGTCGCCAAGCTCGGCGCGCCCTACCGGCCGGGCGACGCGATCGGCAGGGCGGGCCTGCAGCAGACCTTCCAGGAGCAGCTCGCCGGGACGCCCGCCACGCAGGTCGTGGTCACCGACGGCGCCAAGAAGGCTTCGCGGACGCTGACCACCATCGAAGGCTCCCCAGGGCGGCCGGTGCGCACCAGCCTGGACCCGCGGGCGCAGCGGGCCGCGGTCGCCGCGGTGCGCGACCTGCCCAAGCCCGCCTCCCTGGTGGCGATCCGGCCCTCCAGCGGCGAGATCCTGGCCGTGGTGAACAACCGCGGGGGCTTCAACCGCGCGCTCGACGGCCGCTACCCTCCCGGGTCGACGTTCAAGACCGTCACCGCGGCGGGGCTGATCGCCGCGGGCGTCACTCCGGGGCAGAAGGTCACCTGCCCCAAGAAGGTCAACGTGGGCGGGCTGGAGATCCGCAACTCCGACCACGAGGCGTTCGGCTCGCTGTCCTTCCTGGACTCCTACGCCCACTCCTGCAACACCACCTTCGCGCCGCTTGCGGCCCGCCACCTGGGCGAGGGCGGGCTGGAGCGCATCGCCGGGCGGCTGGGCTTCAACCAGCCGCTGGACATCGGCGTCCCGGCGACCCGGGGCAGCATGCCCGCGCCGACCGGCCTCGCCGACCTGGCGGCCGAGTCCTTCGGCCAGGGGCGCATCACCGCCAGCCCGCTGGTGATGGCCACCGTGGCCGCCGCGGTGGCCGACGGGTCCTGGCGCCCGCCCACGCTGGTGCCCGCGCTGCCGCAGAAGGCCGCGCCGCAGCCGCTGCCGCCGGGCGTGGCCGGGCATCTGCGCACGATGATGGCCGCGGTGGTCACCAAGGGGACGGCCAAGCGTGCGGGGCTGCCCGCGGGCACCGTCGGCAAGACCGGCACCGCCGAGTTCGGCACCGGGCCCAAGCTGGACTCCCACGCGTGGTTCATCGGTTTCCGCGGCGAGGTGGCCTTCGCGGTGGTGGTGGAGGCCGGAGGGATGGGCGGCGAGGTCGCCGCGCCGGTGGCGGCACGTTTCCTGCGCGGCCTCGGCCGCTGA
- a CDS encoding DUF3040 domain-containing protein, whose product MAWSQDEERLLAQIESHLTDDDPRLAARLESFNERVVRKEAGDRKRAARAARAAGAGRRRRGPSRSTIIILVSWILIATLIATLLIMVFRNEAAALPM is encoded by the coding sequence ATGGCCTGGTCGCAGGACGAGGAGCGCTTGCTCGCCCAGATCGAGAGTCATCTCACCGATGACGACCCCCGGCTGGCCGCCCGCCTGGAGTCGTTCAACGAGCGCGTCGTGCGCAAGGAGGCCGGCGACCGCAAGCGCGCCGCCCGCGCCGCCCGTGCCGCCGGCGCCGGCCGCCGGCGCAGGGGCCCGAGCAGGTCGACGATCATCATCCTGGTGAGCTGGATCCTGATCGCCACCCTCATCGCGACGTTGCTGATCATGGTGTTCCGCAACGAGGCGGCGGCCCTGCCGATGTGA